From a region of the Paraburkholderia caribensis genome:
- a CDS encoding DUF4337 domain-containing protein yields MSDEYEVHGPHDHAIEHAGGHGGDRNASRLAVMTAILASVGAIAAYQSGANENQALFYKNEAAILKTEAANQWAYYQAKGEKQNLAELGAALTDPASSAHAKFVTDTQRYKTEKEPIRQQAETLENQVKKDNEVSEALQHQHHRWAQATTLIQISIALAAITLLTKKRWLQKLTIGMAVVAVGLFATALMGW; encoded by the coding sequence ATGTCAGACGAATACGAAGTGCACGGCCCGCATGATCATGCGATCGAGCATGCAGGCGGCCATGGCGGCGACCGCAACGCTTCGCGCCTCGCTGTCATGACGGCCATTCTGGCGAGCGTCGGCGCGATTGCGGCGTATCAGAGCGGCGCCAACGAAAACCAGGCGCTCTTCTACAAGAACGAGGCAGCGATCCTCAAGACGGAAGCCGCAAACCAGTGGGCCTACTATCAGGCCAAGGGCGAGAAACAGAATCTCGCCGAGCTGGGCGCCGCGCTGACCGATCCGGCGTCATCCGCGCACGCAAAGTTCGTCACCGACACGCAGCGCTATAAGACCGAGAAAGAGCCGATTCGACAGCAGGCGGAGACGCTCGAAAACCAGGTGAAGAAGGACAATGAAGTGAGCGAGGCGTTGCAGCATCAGCATCACCGCTGGGCGCAGGCAACGACGCTCATTCAGATCTCCATCGCGCTCGCCGCGATCACGCTGCTCACGAAAAAGCGCTGGCTGCAAAAGCTCACGATCGGCATGGCCGTCGTGGCAGTGGGTCTGTTTGCCACTGCACTCATGGGCTGGTGA
- a CDS encoding helix-turn-helix domain-containing protein, producing MSVLDDLVLFIQVGEEMMSTRQSPGLETQAADGTDVIPRRLRRIAVVLFDGFDLLSASVIANAFEAASELSARGPIQWFYQITTLSDHDGYIASAAALLVSAESFDMHTGQEFDAIFAIVGADACIDSRAVPLIAWINRARSKAADVRLIGAPLPGLDGHAYSEQNEQERGSQGSAARLSGECKMRSQSLHDALTGALKLIRRDMGDSMARRVAEGLSICSHDVLNAIFEDVVGSTPAEKVRAAAHWLQDNCRRQVTIEDAAQVAAMSERSLLRHFRSELGMTPSDYLMHARLQVVCNLLIETDLPVDKVAKRAGLTSGDHLARSFRRHMKTSPTEYRAQRRLQC from the coding sequence GTGTCGGTCCTCGATGATCTGGTCCTGTTCATTCAGGTTGGGGAAGAAATGATGTCGACACGTCAGTCTCCAGGACTCGAAACGCAAGCTGCCGACGGCACGGACGTGATTCCCCGGCGACTGCGGCGCATCGCTGTCGTGCTGTTCGACGGCTTCGACCTGCTGAGCGCCAGCGTCATCGCCAATGCATTCGAAGCCGCGAGCGAGTTGTCGGCGCGCGGCCCCATCCAGTGGTTCTATCAGATCACCACGCTCTCGGACCACGACGGGTATATCGCCAGTGCCGCCGCGTTGCTCGTCAGCGCGGAATCATTCGATATGCACACCGGCCAGGAATTCGACGCGATCTTCGCGATTGTCGGCGCGGATGCGTGCATCGACTCGCGCGCCGTGCCGCTTATTGCGTGGATCAACCGCGCGCGCTCGAAGGCGGCCGACGTGCGGCTCATCGGCGCGCCGCTGCCCGGTCTCGATGGTCACGCGTACAGCGAACAGAATGAACAGGAACGTGGTTCGCAAGGAAGCGCGGCGCGCCTTTCCGGCGAATGCAAAATGAGATCGCAAAGTCTCCACGACGCGCTCACAGGCGCGTTGAAGCTGATTCGCCGCGACATGGGCGACAGCATGGCGCGCCGCGTCGCCGAAGGTCTGTCGATCTGCTCGCACGACGTGCTCAATGCGATCTTCGAGGATGTGGTCGGCAGCACGCCCGCGGAGAAAGTGCGCGCGGCCGCGCACTGGCTGCAGGATAACTGCCGCCGTCAGGTCACGATAGAAGATGCGGCACAGGTCGCCGCGATGAGCGAGCGCAGCCTCCTGCGTCACTTCAGAAGCGAACTCGGCATGACGCCTTCCGACTATCTGATGCATGCGCGGCTTCAGGTCGTCTGCAATCTGCTGATTGAAACCGACCTGCCCGTCGACAAGGTGGCGAAGCGCGCCGGCCTGACCAGCGGCGACCATCTGGCGCGCAGTTTCCGGCGGCATATGAAGACTTCGCCGACGGAATATCGCGCGCAGCGCAGGCTCCAGTGCTGA
- a CDS encoding glycosyltransferase family 4 protein — MRILQVVYAPRLSGAEILAKGVAVEHREAGHAVCIASMQPQLADFDLSRSELAAADVLCDFPESPQGRIGRLMHLWRCVRKFRPDVIIAHATLAALYVRLLPIAVPVVYVMHSGSNDFANPKLRWAERMLSHRAKAVVGVSPQNTLDYLREVGPHPLVTVIPNGVDLPRFQTPMTPSSVAGRGASQQIVQLGRYVVDKGQLETINAFELVLQQEPDARLVLHGVIEDPAYHDMAVNLVQRLKLDGRVTLCGPASNVAAILQTSQVFAMPSLREAHSIGFLEALASGVPVVASRIAAFEFARDFPGVSLVDTKDPSTYARALVNALRVPRAYRALDGYTLHDTAESYLKIAQAIHKDKGRGIRAESISALESNETSM; from the coding sequence GTGCGGATACTACAGGTCGTCTACGCGCCACGTTTGTCCGGTGCGGAGATTTTGGCAAAGGGTGTCGCAGTCGAGCACAGGGAGGCTGGCCACGCAGTCTGCATCGCGTCGATGCAGCCGCAATTGGCGGACTTCGATCTTAGCCGCAGCGAGCTCGCGGCAGCCGACGTGCTGTGCGACTTTCCCGAATCGCCGCAAGGACGTATTGGGCGTCTCATGCATTTATGGCGCTGCGTACGGAAATTTCGACCGGACGTGATCATCGCGCACGCGACGCTAGCCGCACTCTATGTGCGTCTTCTTCCCATTGCCGTGCCAGTCGTCTATGTGATGCACTCGGGCTCCAATGACTTCGCCAACCCGAAACTCCGGTGGGCCGAGCGCATGCTTTCCCATCGCGCGAAGGCCGTGGTCGGCGTCTCGCCGCAGAATACGCTCGACTATCTGCGTGAAGTCGGGCCGCATCCGCTCGTCACGGTGATTCCCAACGGCGTGGATCTGCCGCGCTTCCAAACGCCCATGACTCCGTCGTCCGTGGCCGGTCGCGGCGCGTCACAGCAGATTGTTCAGTTGGGCCGCTACGTCGTCGACAAGGGACAACTGGAAACCATTAACGCGTTTGAACTCGTGCTGCAACAGGAGCCTGATGCGCGACTGGTGTTGCATGGCGTGATAGAAGATCCGGCTTACCACGATATGGCCGTGAATCTCGTGCAGCGTTTGAAGCTGGACGGGCGAGTGACGCTGTGCGGTCCAGCATCGAATGTCGCGGCTATTCTGCAGACCTCGCAAGTCTTTGCGATGCCCTCGCTCAGAGAAGCACATAGCATTGGCTTTCTCGAAGCGTTGGCGTCGGGTGTTCCCGTCGTCGCGAGCCGCATTGCAGCATTCGAATTTGCCCGCGATTTCCCGGGCGTTTCGCTCGTCGACACGAAAGACCCTTCCACCTATGCGCGCGCACTGGTTAACGCGCTGCGCGTGCCCCGCGCGTACCGCGCGCTGGATGGCTATACGTTGCACGACACGGCAGAGAGCTACCTGAAGATCGCGCAAGCCATTCACAAAGACAAAGGGCGAGGCATTCGCGCGGAATCGATATCGGCGTTGGAAAGTAACGAAACGTCGATGTGA
- a CDS encoding ricin-type beta-trefoil lectin domain protein, with amino-acid sequence MFGEYQWDGNWILRNYSRHDTTLRARSDFVAIPSVLFNTGSSQCLTSRGNTRGPELAPCDRSVSQQWKWEPRAAYAGNQHNAALVSVSTGQCVAEHDGTLAEEPCEEWNVSQRWTPWDFGLIFTPSRRCLGEENNRLRIRGCASMTTRYRWSTARPAWSTDLRLTGAMYGDVTGDGTTSAVYVQRRSDGPGFDIYVQTSILSKPDEPENWYANAVRFDSRATMPTCDADTLCFDSARFLIGDFDGDGRADLMVVTPRDGGSAFWLLRSNGNHFSAPVLWFQSDKSIPAARVQQYLAFSPRDTSREKILVAVQRSDQAVDLWTISSDQAGHIQQTKVPAPNNLNSNVQLLTVGSTRKDTATFVAVQSADDNRRVAVTTFSVDKEHWSFGAASVVPAQFERDFTRFTSDTSADAAIVMTVPHFQEPGGVDVWKWHVQHRDTAPVLLAYLRDLRWQDAAPALLRDKNRTALVFYSRADAILANTLFSAGNGELVRYAFNGNDLQSIPMEGFPLPAVYSETLWLDRLVQ; translated from the coding sequence GTGTTCGGCGAGTACCAATGGGACGGCAACTGGATTTTGCGCAACTATTCGCGCCACGACACCACACTTCGCGCCAGGTCTGATTTTGTCGCCATTCCTTCTGTTCTCTTTAATACGGGTTCCAGTCAATGCCTGACGTCGCGAGGCAATACGCGCGGCCCCGAACTCGCGCCTTGCGACAGGTCGGTCAGCCAGCAATGGAAATGGGAACCGCGCGCCGCATATGCAGGCAACCAGCACAATGCGGCACTCGTGTCCGTCTCGACGGGGCAATGCGTCGCCGAACACGACGGCACACTCGCTGAAGAGCCATGCGAAGAATGGAATGTGTCGCAGCGCTGGACTCCGTGGGATTTTGGTCTGATATTCACACCCTCGCGCCGCTGCCTCGGAGAAGAGAACAACCGCCTTCGCATCAGAGGATGTGCCTCCATGACGACGCGCTACCGCTGGTCCACAGCGCGTCCGGCATGGTCGACTGACCTGCGTTTGACGGGCGCAATGTACGGCGACGTGACGGGAGACGGGACGACTTCTGCCGTCTACGTGCAAAGACGTTCCGACGGACCCGGCTTCGACATCTATGTTCAGACTTCAATCTTAAGCAAACCTGATGAGCCCGAGAACTGGTACGCGAATGCCGTGCGCTTCGATAGCCGCGCGACGATGCCGACATGCGACGCCGACACGTTGTGTTTCGACAGCGCGCGCTTTCTGATTGGCGACTTCGATGGCGATGGCCGGGCGGACCTCATGGTCGTCACGCCGAGAGACGGCGGGTCCGCCTTCTGGTTGTTGCGCAGCAATGGCAATCACTTTTCCGCTCCCGTTCTCTGGTTTCAAAGCGACAAAAGCATTCCGGCTGCACGCGTGCAGCAGTACCTTGCCTTTTCACCGAGAGACACATCGCGCGAAAAGATCCTCGTTGCAGTGCAGCGATCGGACCAGGCTGTCGATCTATGGACGATAAGCTCCGATCAGGCCGGGCATATCCAGCAGACAAAAGTGCCTGCCCCGAACAATCTGAATTCCAACGTGCAGTTGCTCACCGTGGGCAGCACTCGCAAAGACACGGCAACCTTCGTCGCCGTGCAATCCGCCGACGATAACCGTCGCGTGGCCGTGACCACATTCAGCGTCGACAAGGAACACTGGAGCTTTGGCGCGGCGTCCGTTGTGCCCGCTCAATTCGAGCGTGACTTTACCCGCTTTACGAGCGACACCAGCGCCGACGCAGCGATTGTGATGACCGTGCCGCATTTCCAGGAACCCGGCGGCGTGGATGTATGGAAATGGCACGTACAGCATCGTGACACCGCGCCCGTCCTACTCGCCTATCTGCGCGATCTTCGGTGGCAGGACGCCGCGCCCGCCCTGCTCCGCGATAAAAACCGCACAGCGCTGGTCTTCTACTCGCGCGCGGACGCGATACTCGCCAACACGCTCTTCTCGGCCGGTAATGGTGAACTCGTGCGATACGCATTCAACGGGAACGACTTGCAAAGTATTCCGATGGAAGGTTTTCCGTTGCCAGCCGTTTACTCGGAAACGCTCTGGCTCGATCGCCTGGTTCAGTAG
- a CDS encoding glycosyltransferase family 4 protein, whose amino-acid sequence MLFVIGHLGDYHVPRYEALMRLAARRGDEVCLVEVFGRSGFYSFPQTRRASFFAQRHECVTTLENDVSDAGGRWLNVFARLTAIIRRIEPDVVVTLGYDTPYSLWLCFVRRFTRPFGLIYMSDSKADDGARSSLKEWLKRGLVRRFDAALVAGERHRDYAEFLGIPRWRSRVGFDVIDVDQFSRRAAAAHAAADDVRRMRGLPQRYVLCVSRFVARKNVDVVIDAFARSRLADHAIELVLVGQGQDESMLRALVSRLELEKSVRFLDALPNGDMPAIYGLADFVVLASEFDQWGLCINEAFAASRTAIVTHTCGVARELVVNETNGYVVDPGNADMLAARMRTLALDDVLRERLSARARLAVEQWKPATFASNLMELADCVLDSDQVISRAEHE is encoded by the coding sequence ATGCTGTTCGTTATCGGTCACCTCGGTGACTACCACGTGCCGCGCTATGAAGCGCTGATGCGGCTTGCGGCGAGGCGTGGCGATGAAGTCTGTCTGGTCGAGGTGTTCGGGCGGTCGGGTTTCTACTCGTTTCCGCAAACGCGGCGCGCGTCGTTTTTCGCGCAACGTCACGAGTGCGTCACCACCCTGGAGAATGATGTCAGTGACGCTGGCGGACGCTGGCTGAATGTCTTCGCGCGGCTCACGGCGATCATCCGGCGGATCGAGCCGGATGTCGTGGTCACGTTGGGCTACGACACGCCTTACTCGTTGTGGCTCTGTTTCGTCAGAAGGTTCACGAGACCGTTTGGTCTGATCTACATGTCGGACTCGAAGGCCGACGACGGCGCGCGCAGCAGCCTCAAGGAATGGCTGAAGCGCGGGTTGGTGCGCCGCTTCGACGCCGCCCTGGTCGCGGGAGAAAGGCATCGCGATTACGCGGAGTTTCTCGGCATTCCGCGCTGGCGCTCGCGGGTCGGTTTCGATGTGATCGATGTCGACCAGTTTTCGCGCCGCGCAGCGGCTGCGCATGCCGCTGCCGACGACGTTCGCCGTATGCGCGGCTTGCCGCAGCGCTATGTGCTCTGCGTCAGCCGCTTCGTAGCGCGCAAGAACGTGGATGTCGTCATCGACGCGTTTGCGCGTTCCCGTCTTGCGGATCATGCAATCGAACTGGTTCTGGTTGGGCAGGGGCAGGATGAATCCATGCTGAGAGCCCTCGTATCGCGGCTCGAACTCGAAAAGAGCGTGCGCTTTCTCGACGCCCTGCCCAACGGCGACATGCCTGCGATATACGGTCTTGCGGATTTCGTCGTGCTCGCCAGCGAGTTCGATCAGTGGGGACTCTGCATCAACGAGGCATTCGCGGCGTCGCGAACGGCGATCGTCACGCATACATGCGGCGTGGCGCGTGAGCTGGTCGTGAACGAGACGAACGGTTATGTCGTCGATCCGGGCAACGCGGACATGCTCGCCGCGCGCATGCGAACCCTCGCACTGGACGATGTGCTGCGCGAACGTTTATCTGCCCGCGCGCGGCTCGCCGTCGAGCAATGGAAACCCGCCACGTTCGCGAGCAATCTGATGGAACTTGCCGATTGCGTGCTCGATTCCGATCAGGTCATCTCGCGAGCAGAGCATGAGTGA
- a CDS encoding LysR family transcriptional regulator gives MTKTHPGITDLNLLRVFLAIADLRSLTAAGARLGLTQPAVSHALRRLRTMFDDPLFVRTPTGMVPTDAAVRLHAPLAQAFGIINVAVQQLAKFDPATAHRVFRVSMSDMSEFYFLPPLLAMIDRTAPGIRVEVANFSVDAVSAAMRSGEIDLALGYVPGLDPACISTTLFVDEHVCVVRAGHPLRKRNPTKDDLAALRYVYASTNATGHRMVEQWLEELNLRRDIVLRLPHFVVAPEIVQNTDLAVIFPKSIAQRFNRNKAFRILPLPFSLPPIEIQVHMHMQFSADLGIAWLRDAICRMFSTQGTR, from the coding sequence ATGACAAAGACGCACCCCGGCATCACGGACTTGAATCTTCTGCGCGTGTTTCTGGCCATTGCCGATCTGCGCAGCCTCACGGCGGCGGGCGCGCGGCTCGGACTCACGCAACCCGCCGTCAGTCACGCGTTGCGCCGCTTGCGCACGATGTTCGACGATCCCCTGTTCGTTCGCACGCCGACGGGCATGGTGCCCACCGACGCCGCTGTGCGCCTGCACGCGCCGCTCGCGCAGGCGTTCGGCATCATCAACGTCGCGGTCCAACAACTGGCGAAATTCGATCCAGCGACGGCACACCGCGTGTTCCGCGTGTCGATGTCCGACATGTCAGAGTTCTATTTTCTGCCGCCGCTGCTCGCGATGATCGACAGAACCGCACCTGGCATACGCGTCGAGGTCGCGAACTTCTCCGTGGATGCCGTGAGCGCCGCGATGCGAAGCGGCGAGATCGATCTCGCGCTGGGTTATGTGCCGGGGCTGGACCCGGCGTGCATCAGCACGACGCTGTTCGTGGACGAGCATGTGTGTGTGGTGCGAGCGGGACATCCGCTACGCAAGCGCAATCCGACCAAGGACGACCTTGCCGCTTTACGTTATGTCTATGCGAGCACGAACGCGACCGGTCACCGGATGGTCGAGCAATGGCTGGAGGAATTGAATCTGCGCCGCGATATCGTGTTGCGGCTGCCGCATTTCGTGGTTGCGCCGGAGATCGTCCAGAACACCGACCTCGCTGTCATCTTTCCCAAAAGCATTGCGCAGCGGTTCAATCGAAACAAGGCATTCCGAATCCTGCCGCTGCCATTTTCATTGCCCCCCATCGAAATTCAGGTGCACATGCATATGCAGTTTTCCGCCGACCTCGGCATCGCATGGTTGCGCGACGCCATCTGCCGCATGTTCTCGACTCAAGGCACGAGATAG
- a CDS encoding EthD family reductase: MEVCFFLIGERGHGRGAFDGANISRLQSAAHDVAGLRRFVLHFPAGRDGHDTSAPFCVTQWYFDDLERLEAALQPGSAIQSAADSIAASMDTCTLLQQAMAVRHFPTPHAVDARDERCTYLVSYEGEADDFNAWLTHYLTHHPPLMTQLPGIRELEIYTRIDYRSALKYPRATAMQRNKVVFDDAASLDAALASPVRARMKADFDSFPPYSGATPHYPMYSIYGNLTRE; encoded by the coding sequence GTGGAAGTCTGCTTCTTTCTGATTGGCGAACGCGGTCACGGGCGCGGCGCGTTCGATGGGGCGAATATCTCGCGTTTGCAGTCGGCCGCGCATGACGTGGCAGGTTTGCGGCGCTTCGTGCTGCATTTTCCTGCCGGGCGCGACGGGCACGACACATCGGCACCGTTCTGCGTAACGCAATGGTATTTCGACGATCTCGAACGGCTCGAAGCCGCGCTGCAACCGGGCAGCGCAATACAGTCCGCCGCCGACAGCATCGCCGCAAGCATGGACACCTGCACACTCCTCCAGCAGGCAATGGCCGTGCGCCATTTCCCGACGCCGCATGCAGTCGACGCACGAGACGAACGTTGCACCTACCTCGTCAGCTATGAAGGCGAAGCGGACGACTTCAACGCATGGCTCACGCATTATCTGACGCATCATCCACCGTTGATGACGCAACTGCCCGGCATTCGCGAACTGGAGATCTATACGCGCATCGACTATCGCTCGGCCTTGAAGTACCCGCGCGCAACGGCCATGCAACGCAACAAGGTCGTATTCGACGATGCCGCTTCACTCGACGCCGCGCTCGCGTCGCCCGTGCGTGCGCGGATGAAGGCGGATTTCGATTCGTTTCCGCCCTATAGCGGAGCCACGCCGCATTACCCGATGTACAGCATTTACGGTAATCTGACGCGCGAGTGA
- the hpaC gene encoding 4-hydroxyphenylacetate 3-monooxygenase, reductase component, which yields MQRTIEHEEQTMTNEDMKRRFRDAMACLPAAVNVITTDGPSGRCGLTASAVCSVTDEPPTMLVCINQASYMHDVLRENRNVCINVLAGEYQDLARDFAGMTSCPMDERFARHAWKPGRSAVPVLSHAIANLEGTIVELKSVGSHSVMFVQIDTISVRQDGDGLIYFARQFHRLARPGVAAASLSTQCAR from the coding sequence ATGCAACGCACGATCGAACACGAAGAGCAAACGATGACGAACGAAGACATGAAGCGGCGCTTTCGCGACGCGATGGCCTGCCTGCCCGCTGCCGTCAACGTCATTACGACCGACGGGCCGAGCGGACGCTGTGGCCTCACCGCGAGCGCCGTCTGCTCGGTAACCGACGAGCCGCCGACGATGCTCGTCTGTATCAACCAGGCCAGCTATATGCACGACGTACTGCGCGAGAACCGCAACGTGTGCATCAACGTGCTCGCCGGCGAGTATCAGGATCTCGCGCGCGACTTCGCGGGCATGACTTCGTGCCCGATGGACGAGCGCTTCGCACGCCACGCATGGAAACCGGGACGCTCGGCCGTGCCCGTGCTTTCGCATGCCATTGCCAATCTCGAAGGTACGATCGTCGAACTCAAAAGCGTCGGATCGCACTCGGTGATGTTCGTACAGATCGACACGATTTCGGTCCGTCAGGATGGCGATGGACTGATCTATTTCGCGCGGCAGTTTCATCGTCTCGCGCGGCCGGGTGTGGCGGCAGCATCCCTTTCCACTCAGTGTGCGAGGTAA
- a CDS encoding acyl-CoA dehydrogenase family protein, giving the protein MQSLHSISTYAHEPRFIDQGEPYPEYAGPISLDVLIEEIERRRDEFDQLSHVPRDMIAKMKRAGIYRASTPRRFGGDALPPPQFLATLERIAIADGSTAWVAAFGSANTYLASLPVETQQQIYAKGPDQVFAGGLYPLQPAVQVPGGYKVSGQWRFASGCKGADWIGVGIGGTPANSGDAGAGKPFTAVFPASEVEIVDNWNVVGMQGTGSHDLRLRDKFVDARWTFVRGGHALIDEPLYRYPAVAYQAQVHAAVNVGLARAALDLLTDMSGATKTTTGAPRLADRGYYRSGLAKAEAQWRSARAFFYESAQAAWDTILAGDPVTPDQANLMRLSATHAAHVCAEVVMQAYQMAGIAAIYRESRLQRLVRDSIVVTQHAFLGEGTYDASGALFVGIPPVTPYP; this is encoded by the coding sequence ATGCAAAGCCTTCACAGCATTTCGACTTACGCCCACGAACCGCGCTTCATCGACCAGGGCGAGCCGTATCCCGAGTATGCCGGTCCCATTTCGCTCGACGTTCTGATCGAAGAAATCGAACGGCGCCGCGACGAGTTCGATCAGCTCTCGCATGTGCCGCGCGACATGATCGCGAAGATGAAGCGCGCGGGCATCTACCGTGCGAGCACGCCGCGTCGTTTCGGCGGAGACGCGCTGCCGCCGCCGCAGTTTCTCGCGACCCTCGAACGTATCGCGATCGCGGATGGTTCGACAGCATGGGTCGCCGCGTTCGGGTCGGCGAATACGTACCTCGCCTCGCTGCCTGTCGAAACGCAACAGCAGATCTACGCAAAAGGACCGGACCAGGTTTTTGCCGGCGGTCTCTATCCGCTGCAACCTGCGGTCCAGGTGCCGGGCGGTTACAAGGTCAGCGGCCAGTGGCGGTTCGCGAGCGGCTGCAAAGGCGCGGACTGGATCGGCGTCGGTATTGGCGGCACGCCCGCGAACTCGGGCGATGCGGGCGCGGGCAAGCCGTTCACCGCCGTGTTTCCCGCTAGCGAGGTCGAGATCGTCGACAACTGGAACGTGGTCGGCATGCAGGGCACGGGCAGTCACGATCTGCGGCTGCGCGACAAGTTCGTCGATGCTCGATGGACCTTCGTGCGCGGCGGCCACGCGCTGATCGACGAGCCGTTGTATCGCTATCCCGCCGTCGCGTATCAGGCGCAGGTGCATGCCGCCGTGAACGTCGGGCTGGCGCGCGCCGCGCTCGATCTGCTGACGGATATGTCCGGCGCGACAAAAACGACGACGGGCGCGCCGCGTCTCGCGGACCGAGGCTACTACCGCTCGGGTCTCGCGAAAGCGGAAGCGCAGTGGCGCAGCGCGCGTGCGTTCTTTTATGAGTCGGCACAAGCGGCGTGGGACACGATTCTCGCTGGCGATCCCGTCACGCCCGACCAGGCGAATCTGATGCGCCTGAGCGCGACGCATGCGGCCCACGTATGCGCCGAGGTAGTCATGCAGGCGTATCAGATGGCGGGCATCGCCGCGATTTATCGCGAGAGCCGCTTGCAGCGTCTGGTGCGCGACTCGATCGTCGTGACGCAGCACGCGTTTCTCGGCGAGGGCACGTATGACGCGTCGGGTGCGCTGTTCGTCGGCATACCGCCCGTCACGCCGTATCCCTGA
- a CDS encoding MFS transporter yields the protein MNPHATATLSSSSPLRKTSTVRRAVTTAVLGQILEWYDFFLYGTAAALVFGKLFFPVGSDPLTGTIAAFGGFTVGFIARPVGGVLCGHIGDRYGRKTVMMLTLLTMGVATMCMGLLPTYQQIGIAAPIALVLLRILQGLAAGGEWSGSILMIHESAPASRRGALAAWSPSGAAFGFVLSTAAFLLAQTLSPDDFLSWGWRVPFLCSVVLVVLGLWMRRSVEESADFVAVKATHRESRMPIVEVLRRCPRQVLTVFGLRFGEGGASYIFFAFSIAYGQFLGLKSTWILGGLTLSMLLMIPMSLLMGHLTDKIGRKPVYLAGAIAMVLVAYPYFTLLASGVLWKVIAALILANSVTLGILEGAQPAFISELLPVHLRFSGLGIGREISSVLGGGLSPMIATALLAHYRSATPVAIYLVALALVTVIATCIAPETFPRAARQQAKQGAEPVTA from the coding sequence ATGAATCCTCACGCGACAGCCACGCTTTCCTCTTCCTCTCCCCTACGCAAGACAAGCACCGTCCGCCGTGCGGTGACGACAGCCGTGCTCGGCCAGATACTCGAGTGGTACGACTTCTTTCTCTATGGAACGGCCGCCGCGCTCGTGTTCGGCAAGCTGTTCTTTCCCGTCGGCAGCGACCCGTTGACGGGCACGATCGCGGCATTCGGCGGCTTCACGGTGGGCTTTATTGCGCGGCCTGTCGGCGGTGTGCTGTGCGGCCATATCGGCGACCGCTACGGACGCAAGACGGTGATGATGCTCACGCTCCTGACGATGGGTGTCGCGACCATGTGCATGGGGTTGCTGCCGACGTATCAGCAGATCGGTATCGCGGCACCCATCGCTCTCGTGCTACTGCGCATTCTGCAGGGGCTCGCTGCGGGCGGCGAATGGAGCGGCAGCATTCTGATGATTCACGAAAGCGCGCCCGCCTCGCGGCGCGGCGCGCTTGCCGCATGGAGCCCCAGCGGCGCGGCATTCGGCTTCGTGCTGTCGACAGCGGCATTCCTGCTCGCGCAGACGCTATCGCCCGACGACTTCCTCAGCTGGGGCTGGCGCGTGCCGTTCCTGTGCAGCGTCGTGCTCGTGGTGCTCGGACTCTGGATGCGCCGCTCGGTGGAAGAAAGCGCCGATTTCGTCGCGGTGAAGGCGACACACCGCGAAAGCCGCATGCCGATCGTCGAGGTATTGCGCCGTTGCCCGCGTCAGGTACTGACCGTGTTCGGCCTGCGCTTCGGCGAAGGCGGCGCGTCGTACATCTTCTTCGCGTTTTCGATAGCGTATGGTCAGTTTCTCGGTTTGAAGTCGACATGGATTCTCGGCGGGCTCACGCTGTCGATGCTGCTGATGATCCCCATGTCGCTTCTGATGGGACATCTCACCGACAAGATCGGACGCAAGCCGGTCTATCTCGCGGGTGCCATTGCCATGGTGCTGGTCGCGTATCCGTATTTCACGCTGCTCGCCTCCGGCGTGCTGTGGAAAGTGATTGCCGCGCTGATTCTCGCCAACAGTGTCACGCTCGGCATTCTCGAAGGCGCGCAGCCCGCATTCATCAGCGAACTGCTGCCCGTTCATCTGCGCTTCTCGGGGCTCGGCATTGGACGCGAGATTTCGTCGGTACTCGGCGGCGGCCTTTCGCCGATGATCGCAACCGCGTTGCTCGCTCACTATCGCAGCGCCACACCCGTCGCGATCTATCTCGTTGCGCTCGCGCTCGTCACGGTAATCGCGACGTGCATCGCGCCCGAAACCTTTCCACGCGCCGCACGGCAGCAGGCAAAACAGGGCGCCGAGCCCGTCACCGCCTGA